A single window of Leptospira kanakyensis DNA harbors:
- the cutA gene encoding divalent-cation tolerance protein CutA codes for MASEEILVFTTIGDRDMAEEQISEMLEQGIIVSGTIFPEVELVYLWEGKITVDTENKILLKAKADKYNAIEEYIMKHHPYIAPEIIRMDVSFGSPAYKAFVAEKIKKNS; via the coding sequence ATGGCTTCAGAAGAAATTTTAGTATTTACCACAATTGGCGACCGCGATATGGCCGAAGAACAAATCTCCGAAATGTTAGAACAAGGAATCATTGTTTCAGGAACCATCTTTCCTGAAGTGGAACTTGTTTATTTATGGGAAGGGAAAATCACTGTTGATACGGAAAACAAAATCCTCCTCAAAGCAAAAGCTGACAAGTACAATGCGATCGAAGAATACATAATGAAACATCATCCCTACATTGCTCCCGAAATCATTCGTATGGACGTGAGTTTCGGTAGCCCCGCCTACAAGGCGTTTGTTGCTGAAAAGATTAAAAAAAATAGTTAG